One window of Alteriqipengyuania lutimaris genomic DNA carries:
- a CDS encoding acyl carrier protein — protein MTAQTSQPADRTGPARSTIDQTLRAILRDVLGLSEARTAELKPESGLFGHLPELDSQAVADLLTEMEDRFDIVIEDDEIDGDHLETYGGLLALAEAKTVAS, from the coding sequence ATGACTGCACAAACATCCCAGCCGGCGGACCGGACCGGCCCCGCGCGCTCCACCATCGACCAGACGCTGCGCGCGATCCTGCGCGACGTGCTAGGCCTGTCCGAGGCGCGCACGGCAGAGCTCAAGCCCGAGAGCGGCTTGTTCGGCCACCTGCCCGAACTCGACAGCCAGGCGGTTGCCGACCTGCTGACCGAGATGGAAGACCGGTTCGACATCGTGATCGAGGACGACGAAATCGACGGCGACCATCTCGAGACCTATGGCGGCCTCCTCGCCCTCGCCGAAGCGAAGACTGTCGCTTCGTAA